From the Lathyrus oleraceus cultivar Zhongwan6 chromosome 4, CAAS_Psat_ZW6_1.0, whole genome shotgun sequence genome, one window contains:
- the LOC127073877 gene encoding uncharacterized protein LOC127073877 gives MEEEKAAAYYDELTRKGEGAAKFKQGLGFSTSSSNDAVPKPGSALASSSSFLSQFVKASSSSTPSDPPEPDKKAQLQSIQNKLKKKPITESRVSEKTNHGYSSSRDSDRRKRRSRSRSRSRDRYRERGRDRDSRRRSRSRERYNGNRDRDRSRSNSDGDRGRDRRRTERERVRRRSRSVSPRKQRRSEVRTNDVRERGKVSGMLKGKNVGVDYGKLIEGYDNMAPAERVKAKMKLQLSETAARDTERGVGWERFEFNKDAPLDDEEIEVAEDDASLVKHIGQSFRFSSFESKREEQIQAAHDEAMFGATAPPPPTISTDSEPERENEKEVDHKKDLVSSLLSETVLAKQKGSWRDRVRQA, from the exons ATGGAAGAAGAAAAAGCCGCAGCATACTACGACGAGCTCACTCGAAAAGGCGAGGGAGCCGCAAAATTCAAACAAGGTCTAGGCTTTTCCACCTCCTCCTCAAACGACGCCGTTCCTAAACCCGGTTCAGCCCTCGCATCTTCCTCTTCCTTCCTCTCCCAATTCGTCAAAGCCTCTTCCTCATCCACCCCTTCCGACCCACCCGAGCCCGACAAAAAAGCCCAGCTCCAATCCATTCAAAACAAACTCAAGAAAAAACCCATCACCGAATCTAGGGTTTCGGAGAAAACAAATCACGGTTATTCTTCTTCCAGGGACAGCGATAGAAGAAAAAGACGAAGCAGGAGTAGGAGTAGGAGCAGAGATAGGTATAGGGAAAGAGGTAGGGATAGGGATTCAAGGAGGAGAAGTAGGAGTAGAGAGAGATACAATGGTAATAGAGATCGTGATAGAAGCCGAAGCAATTCGGATGGTGATAGGGGTAGAGATAGGAGGAGAACAGAAAGAGAAAGAGTGAGAAGGAGGAGTAGAAGTGTTTCTCCACGTAAACAACGTAGGTCTGAGGTGAGAACAAATGATGTTAGGGAAAGAGGGAAAGTGAGTGGAATGTTGAAGGGGAAGAATGTTGGGGTTGATTATGGGAAGTTGATTGAAGGTTATGATAATATG GCACCTGCTGAAAGAGTCAAAGCCAAGATGAAGCTTCAGCTTTCTGAAACTG CTGCACGGGATACAGAAAGAGGTGTGGGCTGGGAGCGATTTGAGTTCAACAAGGATGCGCCTCTTGATGATGAGGAAATTGAAG TTGCCGAAGATGATGCATCCTTAGTCAAGCACATCGGTCAGAGTTTCCGGTTTTCCTCATTTGAG TCCAAACGGGAAGAACAAATTCAAGCTGCTCACGATGAAGCTATGTTTGGTGCTACAGCTCCTCCGCCTCCCACCATCAGTACAGACAGCGAGCCTGAAAGGGAGAATGAGAAGGAGGTTGATCATAAAAAAGACTTAGTTTCAAGCCTCTTAAGTGAAACG GTGCTGGCCAAGCAAAAAGGATCTTGGCGTGATCGGGTTCGTCAGGCATAG